The Sesamum indicum cultivar Zhongzhi No. 13 linkage group LG1, S_indicum_v1.0, whole genome shotgun sequence genome includes a window with the following:
- the LOC105163884 gene encoding probable inactive nicotinamidase At3g16190, translating to MAASELKWNNTALLVIDMQKDFILPGGPMHVKGGEAIVPSVIKAVEVARSRSIPVIWVVREHDPLGRDVELFRRHLYAADKPKPTSKGSVGAELVDGLVIKDGDYKLVKMRFSAFFNTHLHSYLQGAGVNKLVITGVQTPNCIRQTVFDAVALDYHKVTVIVDATAAATPDIHIANIIDMTNVGVATPTLEEWCKSDN from the exons ATGGCAGCCTCTGAGTTGAAGTGGAACAATACTGCCCTTCTTGTGATTGATATGCAG aaagattttattttgcCTGGCGGTCCGATGCATGTGAAAGGTGGGGAAGCAATTGTGCCTAGTGTGATCAAGGCTGTTGAAGTAGCTCGAAGCCGTAGCATTCCTGTTATTTGG GTTGTTCGTGAGCACGATCCATTAGGGAGAGACGTTGAATTGTTTCGCAGGCACTTGTATGCTGCTGATAAACCAAAACCAACTTCTAAGGGTAGTGTGGGCGCGGAATTGGTTGATGGGCTAGTGATCAAAGATGGTGACTATAAGCTGGTGAAGATGAGGTTTAGTGCATTTTTTAACACACACCTGCATTCGTATCTTCAGGGTGCCGGTgtgaataagttagtaatcACTG GTGTTCAAACTCCAAATTGTATCCGGCAGACTGTCTTTGATGCAGTAGCATTGGATTATCATAAAGTAACTGTCATTGTTGATGCCACTGCTGCTGCCACACCTGATATACATATCG CAAATATTATTGACATGACGAATGTTGGAGTGGCAACGCCAACGCTAGAAGAATGGTGTAAGTCTGATAACTAG
- the LOC105163888 gene encoding probable inactive nicotinamidase At3g16190: MAASELNWKNTALLVIDMQKDFIYGPICVKDGEAIVPNVIKAVEVARSRSIPIVWVVREHDPLGRDVELCRRHFYSADKLKPAAKGSVGAELVEGLVIKDDDYKLVKTRFSAFFNTHLHSFLQGAGVNKLVITGVQTPNCIRQTVFDAVALDYHTVTVIVDATAAATPDIHNANIIDMKNIGIATPTVEEWCRI; the protein is encoded by the exons ATGGCAGCATCTGAGTTGAACTGGAAGAACACTGCTCTTCTTGTTATTGATATGCAG aaagattttatttatggtCCCATCTGTGTGAAAGATGGGGAAGCAATTGTGCCTAATGTGATCAAGGCTGTTGAAGTGGCTAGAAGCCGTAGCATTCCTATTGTTTGG GTTGTTCGTGAGCACGACCCATTGGGGAGAGACGTGGAATTGTGCCGCAGGCACTTCTACTCTGCTGATAAACTAAAACCGGCCGCTAAGGGTAGTGTAGGTGCAGAACTGGTGGAGGGGCTGGTGATCAAGGATGATGACTATAAGCTGGTGAAGACGAGGTTTAGTGCGTTTTTTAACACGCACCTTCATTCGTTTCTTCAGGGTGCTGGTGTTAATAAGTTGGTGATAACTG GTGTTCAAACTCCAAATTGCATCCGGCAGACTGTCTTTGATGCAGTAGCATTGGATTATCACACAGTTACTGTCATTGTTGATGCTACTGCTGCTGCGACGCCTGACATACATAACG CAAATATTATTGACATGAAGAACATTGGCATAGCCACTCCAACTGTGGAAGAATGGTGTAGAATCTGA